The DNA region TGATGGATCAGCGGTTCCTTAATTTATACGTCCGGAAGGATTATTCCCCCGTTGAACGGGCTCACCCCTTCGGGGCCGCCACTGCGCGGCGTTCTGCGCGGGCTGCACCCGCTGGTCGAACCGTCTGATTGAGAGTCGGAGGTTCGAATGCGCTGGTGTCAAAGGCCACATAGAAAAGGGGACCACAGTGGGTCCCCCTTAAGCTGGCGCGCCCGGAAGGATTCGAACCTCCGACCACCTGGTTCGTAGCCAGGTACTCTATCCAACTGAGCTACGGGCGCTTGAAAGGCGAGCATTATCGGGACCACGCCAAATCCTGTCAACTGCAGCCCCTGAAACTTATCCATTGGCCATACGAGTCCAGCACTCGCGAATTCATGCTTTCATAATCCAGCTATAGCCCGCGAGATATGCGGTCTCGAAAGCACCCCGATCGCGATCGACACGTCTTTGCAGCTTGACAAACCGAATCACACCCGAATAATGCGGGTATGGCAGGAAGCCTAGGGAAGCTCACATTCCAATCGACAGGAGCCAGGATGGCATGTCATCGAGTCTCACTCTCAAGTTTCATCACTCTCTCCACTCTTTGCTTATGCTGGCGGTCGCCGAGTGCGCGCGCCACAGCCGACGATTGAGAAACCGGGTCGGAGAAACCCGGGACAGAGAGCAATTTTCGCAAATATAAGCACAGGCTAATGCGAGAGCTCTGATTCGTTGGAGATTAAAAATCACACGGAGGTGATACATGCCAAGGAAACCGCGCTTCAATCTTCCCTACCACACGCAGCATGTCATTCAACGAGAAAACAAAAGGGAACCCTGCTATTTCTCTGAACAGGACTATCGACGTTATCTCGAGGATCTCAAAGAGACATCAGCAAAGTATGGCTGTCGAATCCATGCTTACGTATTGATGACCGATCATGTGCATTTGTTGGTAACGCCAGATGATGCGCAGGGTATTGGGCAAACGATGCAGGCGCTAGGACGGCGGTATGTTTGCTACGTAAACAAGACTTACCGTCGAATGAGAACCTTGTGGGATGGTCGCTACAAAGCAAGTTTGGTGGATAGTGACAATTACCTGCCCACATGCATGAGCTACATTGAGCTCAATCCTGTGCGAGCACAAGTGGTGTCACATCCTGGTGAGTACCGATGGTCGAGCTGTGGATTCAATGTGCAGGAGTTCGAAAACGAGTATCTAACACCCCATGGCATCTACCAGGACCTGGGCGGTTCCCCATCTGAAAGATGCAGGGGCTATCGAGAATTGTTTCCGTCTCATTTGGATGATGAGATGCTCAACGATCTCCGGGAAGCGCTAAATCATGAGCTGATACTAGGGCGGTCGCACTTCACGGACAAAATAGAACGGGTAACAGGACGTCAGACAAAACCGGGGCGACCATGTGTTGAGGAAGGCATGGCTCAATACGGGGTGTAACTGAATGGCGAATATTAGAAACAATTGCTCTCTGGCCCGGGTTTCTGAACGGGAGCAGACGTGGACGCTGGAAGATGCAGCGGGAGGCAGTTTCGACCTCGATCAGTCTACTGCGTCCGGCTTGATCGGTTTCGATGTCGGGGGAACGGTTGCCGAGATTCATCAAGGCTTCAGCGATTGGGCTCACGCGTACTACTCCGGCGCCCTGTTTGACAATGGGTATCGCGAGGCAGAAGCCGCGCCACCGGCTATGCAACTGGAGGCGGCATGAAGGGACTGCTTGGGTTTTTGTTTCTGATTTCGCCGGCAATCATCGTAGTCGGATGGATCATAGTGACGTGGTTGGGAATCAAATATGGGGCACGGTTTATACGTGGTGCTAGAAGCGGTCGGTCAGCACGAATTGCGCTGCTTATAGTGGGTGTAATTGTTTGGATTTCCGCGTCGTTTTGGTATGGCGGGGGACGGAAGGTCTACTATGACGCGCAGGTTAGGCAGTTGTGCGCCAAGGACGGGGGGGTGAAGGTGTATGAGCAGGTGGTGTTACCGACGGAGTGGTTTGATAAGTGGGAGAACCTGCGAATTCCTGAAAAGACCCGTATGATTTCCAACGATGAGTACTATTATGAGTCGACAACCACTTACTTGCGTCAAGGCAACCCGAAAGTGGTGCGTTACTATACGAAAATAGTTCGAAAGAGTGACGGAAAAGTGTTAGGCGAATCGGTGTATTACGGCAGAGGTGGTGGTGATCTGCCTGGGCCTTGGCACCCGTCGAGTTTCACTTGTCCTAACCCAACAGAGAAACCGTACCTTGAGCCATCTATCTTTCAGAAAGGGAACTTCTGATGAACACCATCAATCAGTATTACGAGCACTCCGAGCTTGCGTTTGGCGCCTATGCTAACCTGAGTGGACAGATGTCAGACGATGCTTATCGCGTAGCTTTACAACAAGACGGTGACGGTATGTCCTCCACCCAAGCCGCCAACTTCGCGTCACATTGGCGCGTTGTGGAGCAGTACAACCACAGCGAGATGATCCCCGAATACGACGAATACGGCATTCCGACCGGGAACCTGGTCGAGTACTCGAACGGATTGTCGGTAACACTTTTTGAAGAGGTGGGGACGGGCAAACAGGTCGTCGCAATTCGTGGCACACAGGACATGCAGGATTTGGGTACGAACGTCATCGATATCGGAATACTTGGCACGCCGGAGCATCAGGATCAGTACAAGGCGCTTGTAGCGAAAATCGATGAATGGCTTGACGGCGGCAAGCTTCACGATGGGTTTGATGTAAGCGGGCATTCATTGGGGGGGTTTCTCGCCACTGGATTGGCGATTCAATACGGCGGTTCTGTGAATGAAGCGTACCTCTACGATGCCCCAGGTTTGGGCGGTCTCACCGGCAACCAAACCGTGGCCGAGCAGGTCTGGACGGCGCTATCTCCAGATGGCGGTTTGTCTGGCGGGGAGACGACACCGATCCACAATATCGTCGCAACCTGGGATCCGGTGTCCGAAATCGGACTCGCGGTGGCGGAGCCGGTTACTATTTCGATCGAATCGAATGCCAACCCCATACACAACCACTCCATAGTGACACTCACCGATGCCCTGGCCGTCTACAATCTTTTCTCGCGGATGCAGGCGACAATTGAGACTGAAATGGTCAGCGATGTCCTGCGCGCGGTGTCAAGTTCAAATGCCAATACTCTGGAAGCGACAGTAGCCGCGATTGGCGGGTTGTTCGGCCAGCAGTACCCGGCGACCGAATACGACCGTGACACGCTTTACCAGAACATTGCGAATCTGCGCACGATGCTGCCGGCCGAAGCCACCCTGCAGGTGAACTCGCTTGTTAACAGTGACGCCTCACAGACAGCCAATCTGGCCCAGACCGACATCGCCTACCGCTACGCCCTGGTTCATCTCAACCCCTTCGCCGTGATCGGCGCTGACTATACAACCCACAACCAGAACGGCGAGCTGGACTTGTACGATCCGCAGACGGGTCACGGCAGGCTCACCGGGCAGTACCTCGAAGACCGCGCCAGGTTCCTCGCGGTGAAGAACGCCTGGTGGATTGCAGATGGCCCGGCGGATGCGGCGCCCACCCGGGACTTGGCGGGACAGTACCGCGACAAGACGCAGCTGTTGACGCTCACAAACGCAGCGAGCGGCGCGACGGTCTATCCCAAGTACGTCTTCGGTGACGTGGGGGATGATCGGGATATTCGAGGGGGGGAGTTCGGTACCTATGTCGATCACCTCTACGGTGGTGGTGGCAATGACACGCTGCAAGGCTATGGCGGCAACGATTACCTCGAAGGCGGCACCGGCAACGACAGGTACATCTACAACCGCGGTGATGGTATCGACACCATTGTCGACATCGACGGTGTGGGCAGCATAGTCGTTGACGGGTTGGCGTTGAGCGGCGGCTCACGGATTGCTGAGAACCTCTGGCAAAGCAACGACGGTGAGCACACCTATGCCCTCGATGGTGATCTCGACAACGGCGGTACGCTGATCATCGATAGTAAGTTGCGGGTCGAGCATTTTCGCAACGGTCGACTGGGCATCACGCTTAGCGATGAGGTTCAGCCGTTGCCAAAACCGCATGAGCTGATCGGAACCGAGAGTAACGACCTACGCTACGACGGGTACTTGTTCTCCACGCCGGATGAGCTGGATGCCCATCTCTATGACGACATCTCCGCCGAGGGATTGGGTGGCAACGATTGGATCGGGACGTTGTATGGTAACGACCGCATCAATGGCGGATCTGGCAACGACTGGATTGTCAGCTACGAGGGCGACGATGTCGTTGTAGGCGGTAGCGGGAACGATGCCATCTTCACGGCCCTCGGCAAAGACATCGTGGATGCGGGTGAGGGCGACGATGTGGTGGTCGATGCGCACGAGTACATTGAAGAGATTACCGATCGCGGCGGGTGGCTTACCTTCCCCAGCATCCATGAGTTGGTGTGGCAGGATGCCGGCTGGCGATTCGCGATCGACCGTGATCCCGATCTGGCGCTCAACTCGCAGAGTGAGATGGACTTCACCTACCGGCTGCTGCCGCCGCAAACTGAGTTCAGTGGGATCTCAACAGATCATCATGCGATGCCCTTCACCTATGCACCCACCACGGGTCAGAGCGGGGTGATCAGCTACCAGTCCGGTTCGTCGCCGGATTTTTACACTCTGACCAGCATCCGTAGAGAGACATTGGATACAGAGCCAAACTGGTTCTCGGGCGGCAGCGGCGATGATCTGCTGATCGGCAACGCGGGGGACGATACATTGCTCGGTGGCGCGGACAATGACCGGTTAGCCGGTTTCTATGGGGCAGATATCTTGTTGGGAGGCGCGGGGGACGACGAGCTGTTGGGGCAGCAGGGAAATGACCATATAGACGGGGGCGCCGACAACGATACCGCCTACGGTGGTTCCGGATGCGACACCCTCTACGGCGGCAGTGGGAACGATACGCTGTACGGCGACAACGGCAACGACAGTGCGGGTTCCGATGATCATCTCTATGGTGGTGTGGGCGACGACCGTTTGTATGGAAATGGCGGCAACGACATGTTGCAAGGCGGGACGGGTAACGACGAGCTGTATGGCGGCAACGGCGACGATCAACTCTACGGTGGTGACGGCAACGACCGGCTGAACGGGGGCGCGGGCAATGACGTGCTGGTGGGTGGTCCGGGGAACAATGTACTCACGGGAGGCAGCGGCGCGGATACTTTCATCATTCAAAGCGGATCGGGTAACGACGTCATTACCGATGGCGATCGCAGCGACACGATCGTTCTCGGCGCAGTCGATGCGTCCGCGTTGCAAGCGACACTCGCTTACGGTGCGGACGGCAATGCCGTACTCAATCTCAATCTGTCTCAGAGTGGTACGCTGCAAATTGCAGGCGGTATTGCGGGCGCGGTTCAGAACTACCAACTGGGCGCACAGAGCCTGACCCCCGCCGAGTTGATCGGCACCTACATGACGCAATCGTACGAGTTCTCGTTAAGCGAACCCGGGGAGGCCTGGCTGGGAAGCGGTGATGACACGCTGATCGGCAGCGCGGGCGATGATCATCTGCATGCCCACGGGGGAAACGACATCCTTGTAGGCGGCGCGGGCGACGATCACCTGTTCGGAGGTGACGGCGTGGATCGCTACCGCATTGGCCCGGGATCGGGGCGCGATGTAATCGACGAAACTCAAGGCGGGTCATCGGTTCTGGAATTACTGCCGGGCGTGACGCTCGATGAGTTGTCGTACATGCGCATTGGGCAAGATCTGATTGTCAGTCTGCCGGGTGCGAATGATGGCGCGGTATTGCGTGGTTTTTTTGAACGCGACCAGTCGTGGGCGCTGGAAGATGCAGCGGGAGGCAGTTTCACGCTCGATCAGGCTGCTGCTTCCGGCTTGATCGGTTTCGATATCGGGGGAACGGTTGCCCAGATTTATCAAGGCTTCAGCGATTGGGCTCACGCGTACTACTCCACCGCCTTGTTTGCCAATGGGTATCACCAGCAAGCGGACGGTGCGTACCAGAAGGAGAATGTCGCTGTGTTCCAGGATGACGACGGCACGGGGATACTGCATTCGACCTATCACGTGACCATCGACACAACGATAGAGACACCCACAGAGTCGCTGTACGAGCGCACACTACCGGCCACATCGACCACCTTCCTTGGCGAAGCCGTTCAGGTTGAGCTGGGTGTCCGGCACAAATATCGTGATTATGAAGCGGTCCAGCAGATTGTCGATGTGCGCTTCGGGGAGGCAGACGATACCTTTCGCTTTCACAATACGGGCTACGGCGCGTTCAATCTGGTCGACGGAGGTGCGGGCAACGACACATTGGATGCCGGGCTTATGGAGTCATCGAAGCACGTCTACTCCAATTCCGGTGTCATGACAGTGCCTGGCAGCGATTGGGTCGACGCGGAATATATGCCCGGCAGTCTGCTGTGGGGCAATGAGGGTGACGACCGACTCTATGGCAGCATCGGCATGGATGTGCTGATGGGCGGCGATGGCGATGACTCTATGTTTGGAGGCATGGGCGGCGATGTTTATCGCATCCAGAGCCTGACCGGGATGGATACGCTTTTTGAGGACGGTTGGGAGGCCTCGCCGGATTCCGGAATGGATACATTGGTTCTGCCCGAGGGGGTCACCGAAAGCGATCTGAGCTATTCCCTCGGTACGACCATGGCTTCGAGCTTGTACATGCCTGATAGCGCCAATGAGCGTGTCTGGTCGGAGCACGCGACCTTCACAATCAACTGGACCGACAATGATGGGATCACGATCGTGCTGCCCCACAGCGATCAGCGGGCGGGGCTTGGTCTGGACTATGTGGAGTTCGCCGATGGCCACCGAATAGCGTTTGCCGGTCTGCTGGACATTGCGGGTTTTGCGCCCGAGTTGGATGCACACTCGGACGGGGACGTTCTGACGGGTAGCGGTATCGTGTATGGAGGGGCCGGTGACGATGTGCTGACGGCGGTATCCCTGGGAGGGCCCTCTTCGTCACGCGTGGACGGTCCTGTATCGGATATTGCCGTGCTGGCGGGGGGCGAAGGAAGGGATGTTCTCGTCGGCAGCGAAAGCGGCGATGTGTTGCTCGGAAGCTCCCTCATAGAAGATTTTTCACTGGATTTTCGTCGATTCGTTACAGACCTTTCCGACGAAGGCAATATTTATCAGGGTGGTGGGGGCAATGACAGTATCTGGGCCACTGCCGGATCGGATCTGTTTCTGTTCGATGTGGGTGACGGGTATGACCGCATTACCGATCTGTTCCATGATGAGGCGCTCGGAAACTGGGACGACGCCGAGGCGGTGGAATCAGGGCTCATGGAGCAGTTGCTGGCCGGCAGCGATATCCTGCGCTTTGGCAGCTCAATTGCGGCATCGGATATCGAAGTTCTGTGTCTGGAGAATCATCTTATCTTCCAGCACACAAACGGACAGGATGCCGTGGAGTTCGAACACTGGGGCGATGCCGTGATCAATCAACTGACGCGTGTCGAGTTCGCCGACGGAACCGTGTGGGATCGCGAAGATATCGCGGCATTGCTCGACGGTCGGCCAATAAACGTTGCACCGGTTGTCGGTGCTGCGCTGCCTGAGTCCCTCACCGTGCGGGAGGACGAAGCCTTCCAGTTCACCATCCCGAGCGATGCATTCATCGACGAGGATGGCGACACTTTGACGCTGGCGGCAACCCTGACCGACGGAGGCACGCTGCCCGGATGGCTGAACTTCGATGCCGCCACTGGAATGCTGACCGGTACACCGGCGCAGGGCGATGTCGGAGGTCTGGGTATCACCATAATCGCCAGCGACCCGAGTGGAGCCAGCGCGTCTCAGGAATTGACGCTCGATGTGCAGAACGTCAACGATGCACCGGCGGCGAACGCGCCGCTGCCCGCATCGCTGTCCATCAACGAGGACGAGACCTTTGCCTTTGTCGTTCCAGCCGACACCTTCAACGACGAAGACGGCGAAGCATTGACGTTGACGGCGGCGCTGACCGACGGCGGTGCGCTTCCCGACTGGCTGGACTTCGATGCCGCCACCGGTACCCTGTCCGGCACGCCGGCACAGGGCGATGTCGGTGGGCTGGCCCTCCGCATCACCGCCAGCGATCCGAGCGGAGCCAGCGCGTCCCAGGATCTGACGCTCGATGTGCTGAACGTCAACGACGCACCAGTGGCGGACGTGACCATTTCCGATCAGCAGGCCCGGGGAGGCGATCCGTGGAGTTTCAGTCTGCCCGCGGACAGTTTCGTGGACGAAGATCCCGGTGACGCGTTGACCTATGAAGTGATCCGGGCAGACGGCCAACCGTTGCCCAACTGGCTGAGTTTCGATGCGGCAACCCATACCTTGAGCGGTACGCCACCCC from Pseudomonadota bacterium includes:
- a CDS encoding transposase, which produces MPRKPRFNLPYHTQHVIQRENKREPCYFSEQDYRRYLEDLKETSAKYGCRIHAYVLMTDHVHLLVTPDDAQGIGQTMQALGRRYVCYVNKTYRRMRTLWDGRYKASLVDSDNYLPTCMSYIELNPVRAQVVSHPGEYRWSSCGFNVQEFENEYLTPHGIYQDLGGSPSERCRGYRELFPSHLDDEMLNDLREALNHELILGRSHFTDKIERVTGRQTKPGRPCVEEGMAQYGV